TGAAGTCAGGTAACCTTTCAGTTGAAGTAGGCTTCGCGTATATGTCGAATGCGCATCTTAACTTTGACAAAGCATATCCGAGCCCTCGCTGACCAGTGGGTTATCTGTATTCACAAACAACTATTAGATTATCATTGCTGTTTTTGCGACTTTTGGCTTTATTGACGCACTGGAGCCAAATATGCTATGTGAATACTCCGTCAAAAAACGTTGAAAAGTGTAGACTGCAAAAATTGGCTGCATTTGTGCAGTTGTGACAAACCGAAAGAACTGCAAGGTAATTTTCTAAAATATCATTCTTGCATTACATTATTTACGGTTTGTGCTGATGCACTTGTTGGCGCGTATAGGAGGACACCGTAGAGACATCGCGGCTTGTCATCAGAAAGAAAACGATGTTTTTGCGGCATTCTCGATGTCTGTAAATCGCGTGAAATTCATGTGCGTCTTGGCTGCCTGGATTTTGTCGCTTTACTTTTACAAAATAAGTTGAATAAATTGCATTTCTAAATTATTGTTCGTTCTTGTCAAACAGGTTTACGACTTCGACGACACGCTGGGAGTGGCGGCCGCCATGTGCAACACGGACCGTTCCATCACCGAGTTCGCGTACTGCTGCTTCCAGTTCGCGCTACAGCGGGGCTACCCACTGTTCTTGAGCACCAAGGAGACCATCATGAAGAAGTACGACGGCCGCTTCAAGAGCATATTCGAGATGCTTTACCAGAAGAAGTACAAGAACCGCTTCATGGAGAAGGGAATCTTCTTCCAGCACCGGCTCATGGACGACATGGTGGCTCGCTCGCTGCGCATGGAGGGCGGGTTCGTGTGGGCCTGCAAGAACTACGACGGCGACATCCAGTCGGACTTCATCGCGCAGGGCTTCGGCTCGCTGGGGCTGATTACGAGCGTGCTCATCTGCCCCGACAACAAGACGACGATGACCGAGGCGGCGCACGGCACGGTCACCAAGCACTACAGGCGCCACACCGCGGGACTGGAGACCTCCACCAACTCGCTGTCCTCGGTGTACACCTGGACCAAGGGGCTCGCGCACAGGGGAAAGCTCGACGGCAACGCCAAGCTCATCGCGTTCGCCAGGTGTCTGGAGCGGGTCTGCCTCAACACAGTCGAGTCGGGCTTCATGACCAAGGACCTGGCGTCGTGCGTCAAGGGATTCGGAAAGGTCGACAGGAGGGACTACCTCAACACCTTCGAATTCGTGGACAAGCTGGCGCAGCAGCTGGATATTAGGTTCAAGGAGTTGTTCACGGAAGAGCACCAGTAGGCTCCGTTTCACTCAGGGAGTCGATAGGACATTAAATTCATCTAATGACGAAAATACCTTGTTATCGTGTCTTGTTCGCACGAAATAAGGGCTAGTCGGGGCTAAACACTATTAGTGCAACACCTGGCTCGGTATATGTCCTACAAAACGGTAGGCCGTTGCAAGTCGAAAACGTATGGTACCAAGGTGTGCCCTTGGTAATTTTGGTACACGTCATGCTACTCATTGTGTACTTTATCAATTCTCAAACGTACAGCACTGCTGTAATAACAGCTTTTTTCCCCCGCACTTCGCGGATGCTGGCTGTTGTCTAGCGCGACTGGCCGGCACGTGACATGATAACTGGCGCCAGATATAATGGAAAGCCGAAGCGTCCGGGGATGACAGGCGATGTGCGTAAGCGCGTACGTGAACTCCAACACAAACACTCCGTTGTCGTCGGTTGATCGCCTTTACTCCATTGTGATCTTTCCTTCATTGTCATCGTCATTGTTATGCCATCTTTATTTGCCGTCGTCATTGAGTTGTCATTTAGTTATCGCGGCGCCGTCGTCACCATTCCTTTGtattcattcatcatcatcatggtcatGCAATCGCTGTTATACCATACAACGTCATACAACGTCGTCTTCATTCCttcattccattgtcgtcattccgtcACCGTCATAACAGCATCGTCATCCCAATGTCGTCATTCCAGCTCGCCATCCCATTGTTGTCATATATCATGGTCATACATTCGTCTTCATTCCGTCGTCACTACGTTTTGCGCAGACTATTGTCGTCATGCCACGTTGTCGTCGTCATACGATTATCGTCattccttcatcatcatcattaattgGATATCCGCATATTCTAGCGCCACAAGTTATTGTTGAGTGAGACGTTTTGCGGTGAAATTCTGTCCAACTTGGTAGTGTTTtctatagacccttttcacggagcagcTTACTCCAGCGGAACGAGCTGGCACTTTCGGCGGCGCCCCtgacgttgcctcagcgaaagtgcacgaatacgaaaccattaccgcttctgtcCTGCCACTGCGCGAACAGCTGTCGGAAATggaactgggtgttcgctaacgcactggGCTCCATTCACGTTGA
This genomic stretch from Dermacentor silvarum isolate Dsil-2018 chromosome 2, BIME_Dsil_1.4, whole genome shotgun sequence harbors:
- the LOC119441523 gene encoding isocitrate dehydrogenase [NADP] cytoplasmic, whose product is MEKLKCGPVVEMRGDDMARVVWDLVREKLIQPYVDADLRVFDLSIEHRNQTNDTVTLEATQALKIHNVGVKCATITAEKDVLEKYHLKRMWMSPNAAIRNALGGAVFREPIVCRNIPPLVKQWRKPIIIARHAFGDQYNGKDFVVPGPGTLQIKYSPTIGAPYHLDVYDFDDTLGVAAAMCNTDRSITEFAYCCFQFALQRGYPLFLSTKETIMKKYDGRFKSIFEMLYQKKYKNRFMEKGIFFQHRLMDDMVARSLRMEGGFVWACKNYDGDIQSDFIAQGFGSLGLITSVLICPDNKTTMTEAAHGTVTKHYRRHTAGLETSTNSLSSVYTWTKGLAHRGKLDGNAKLIAFARCLERVCLNTVESGFMTKDLASCVKGFGKVDRRDYLNTFEFVDKLAQQLDIRFKELFTEEHQ